A section of the Methanococcus voltae genome encodes:
- a CDS encoding MnmC family methyltransferase gives MLPNLKATDIIEKYINEFSEEFKSKKMTKIDSVEFLKLSKNLIAELTSKEIDMLVKTDDGTYTLKSEDTDELMHSRVGALTEGIEKFAIPSKVEIREDCDCNILDLCSGMGYNAMACLSKNKNCKIDMVEISKETLFLSLCLDIPLKEHEIIKKAYFEFFKNNIFENTDNKDNEDNENNKYINNIRVFNEDARIILQKMPDNYYNIVCHDAFSPARDPVLYTVEFLELLYKKLKDGGMIISYSSSIPFRSALFEIGYNVYEGVSIGRKRGITIAFKGKPIYHHISIQETCGNENTCNNNENNENNKKNTDNYENDNYELQRISDVDERLIALSSIGIPYYDETLSKNSEEIINKREIMREKFKDKLMVNKDDEYNYLYSTKRIKSGKIDEKLLNIQKNSKNSVECINLLKKELTNL, from the coding sequence ATGCTACCTAATTTAAAAGCGACAGATATAATTGAAAAATATATAAATGAATTTTCAGAAGAGTTTAAATCCAAAAAAATGACCAAAATAGATTCTGTTGAATTTTTAAAACTCTCAAAGAATTTAATAGCTGAATTAACAAGTAAAGAAATTGATATGCTCGTTAAAACAGATGATGGAACGTATACTTTAAAATCAGAAGATACAGACGAATTAATGCACTCACGGGTTGGTGCACTTACCGAAGGTATCGAAAAGTTCGCAATCCCTTCTAAAGTGGAAATACGTGAAGATTGCGATTGCAATATATTAGACCTCTGTAGTGGTATGGGTTATAATGCAATGGCTTGTTTATCTAAAAATAAAAATTGCAAAATAGATATGGTTGAAATAAGTAAAGAAACTTTATTTCTTTCTTTATGCTTGGATATTCCATTAAAAGAGCACGAAATTATTAAAAAAGCGTATTTTGAGTTTTTTAAAAATAATATATTTGAGAATACAGATAATAAAGATAATGAAGATAATGAAAATAATAAATATATTAACAATATTCGAGTTTTTAACGAAGATGCACGGATTATATTGCAAAAAATGCCTGATAACTACTATAATATAGTTTGTCATGATGCTTTTTCCCCGGCTCGAGACCCTGTATTATATACTGTTGAATTTTTAGAACTATTGTATAAAAAACTTAAAGATGGAGGTATGATAATTTCCTACTCTTCGTCTATTCCTTTTAGGAGTGCACTGTTTGAAATTGGATATAATGTATATGAAGGCGTTTCAATAGGTCGTAAGAGAGGTATTACGATAGCTTTTAAAGGTAAACCTATTTATCATCACATATCTATTCAAGAAACCTGTGGAAATGAAAATACTTGCAATAATAATGAAAATAATGAAAATAATAAAAAAAATACGGATAATTATGAAAATGATAATTACGAACTTCAAAGAATTTCAGATGTTGATGAGAGACTTATTGCTTTATCATCGATTGGAATTCCGTATTATGACGAAACGTTGAGTAAAAATTCTGAAGAAATAATAAATAAACGGGAAATTATGAGGGAAAAATTCAAAGATAAGTTAATGGTAAACAAAGATGATGAATACAATTATCTTTATTCTACAAAACGTATAAAATCCGGTAAAATTGACGAAAAATTGTTAAATATTCAAAAAAATTCCAAAAACTCTGTGGAATGTATTAATTTATTAAAAAAAGAATTAACTAATTTATAA
- the wecB gene encoding non-hydrolyzing UDP-N-acetylglucosamine 2-epimerase → MYKLKIAILLGTRPEIIKMSPIIRYLDNLKEIKRIKKLSKMAGYDLSSDKSEDNLKNRLQTDGLNYIENLKFNNMDMEYVIIHTNQHYSQNMDKIFFDELNLPKSTYNLKIGSGRHGEQTGSMIVALEKVLVDEKPDVLFIQGDTNTVLAGAITASKMGIKIAHVEAGLRSFDRKMPEEVNRVLTDHVSDFLFAPTGIAKQNLLKEGIDENKIFVVGNTIVDATLQNLKIAKHSSKTYAQDPESKNKEDYFLLTLHRAENTDYFEKLDTIVDNIIEIANNYAKIIFPIHPRTLNKLKQFNLLPKLSNNPKIELIEPVGYLDFLLLESNAKLILTDSGGVQEEACILGVPCLTIRENTERPETVAVGSNIIVGYDYEHWINGLKGMLDYDADGKLGKDDSGCTPCSKKHWENPFGCGHSAETILEIVFSDLMDNNKIIK, encoded by the coding sequence ATGTATAAGTTAAAAATTGCAATTTTACTGGGCACAAGACCTGAAATTATCAAAATGTCGCCAATAATTAGATATTTGGATAATTTAAAAGAGATAAAGCGGATAAAGAAGTTAAGCAAGATGGCTGGCTATGACTTATCCAGCGACAAATCCGAGGATAATTTAAAAAATAGATTACAAACTGATGGTTTAAATTATATTGAAAATTTAAAATTCAATAATATGGATATGGAATATGTAATAATCCATACTAATCAACATTACTCTCAAAATATGGATAAAATATTTTTTGATGAACTAAATTTGCCAAAATCAACCTATAATTTAAAAATAGGTTCTGGAAGGCACGGCGAACAAACTGGAAGTATGATTGTAGCTCTTGAGAAGGTATTGGTTGACGAAAAACCTGACGTTTTATTTATACAAGGGGATACAAACACGGTTTTAGCCGGTGCGATTACTGCTTCAAAAATGGGTATAAAAATAGCTCACGTGGAAGCAGGATTAAGAAGTTTTGACCGAAAAATGCCTGAAGAAGTGAATAGAGTATTAACAGACCACGTTTCAGACTTTTTATTTGCCCCAACTGGTATAGCAAAACAAAATCTATTGAAAGAAGGTATTGACGAAAACAAAATTTTTGTAGTGGGAAATACAATTGTTGATGCTACTTTACAAAATTTAAAAATAGCCAAACACAGCTCTAAAACTTACGCTCAAGACCCCGAATCTAAAAATAAAGAAGATTATTTCTTGTTAACATTACATAGGGCGGAAAATACTGATTATTTTGAAAAATTAGATACTATAGTCGATAATATAATAGAAATTGCAAATAATTACGCAAAAATAATATTTCCAATACATCCACGTACTTTAAATAAATTAAAACAATTTAATTTATTACCTAAATTGTCAAATAATCCAAAAATAGAATTAATAGAACCTGTGGGTTATTTAGATTTTTTATTATTGGAAAGTAATGCTAAATTAATACTCACTGATAGCGGAGGAGTTCAGGAAGAGGCCTGTATATTGGGAGTACCTTGCCTTACAATCCGTGAAAATACTGAAAGACCGGAAACTGTGGCGGTAGGTAGTAATATCATAGTTGGTTATGATTATGAACACTGGATAAATGGTTTAAAGGGAATGTTAGATTACGATGCAGATGGGAAACTTGGGAAAGATGATAGTGGATGTACACCTTGTAGCAAAAAACATTGGGAAAATCCATTTGGTTGTGGACATTCTGCTGAAACTATACTCGAAATAGTCTTTTCAGATTTAATGGATAATAATAAAATAATAAAATAA
- the rplJ gene encoding 50S ribosomal protein L16 gives MALRPGRCYREINKPSYTRKEYVRAVPQPRVVHYVMGNTAAEFPVEYHLVSKTDCQIRHNALESARIAGNKFIQRECGRLGYKFHIRVYPHQILRENKMAAGAGADRISDGMRLSFGKATGTAARVRKGQEIITISTTVEKANIAKEALRRCSMKMPTPCKIELRKGKELVKD, from the coding sequence ATGGCACTAAGACCAGGAAGATGTTATAGAGAAATAAACAAGCCTTCTTACACAAGAAAAGAATACGTAAGAGCTGTACCGCAACCAAGAGTAGTTCACTACGTTATGGGTAATACAGCTGCAGAGTTCCCAGTAGAATACCACTTGGTATCAAAAACTGACTGTCAAATCAGACACAATGCATTAGAATCAGCAAGGATTGCTGGTAATAAATTCATTCAAAGAGAATGTGGTAGATTAGGATACAAATTCCACATTAGAGTTTACCCTCACCAAATCTTAAGGGAAAACAAAATGGCTGCAGGAGCTGGTGCGGACAGGATTTCTGACGGTATGAGATTGTCATTCGGTAAAGCTACCGGTACAGCTGCAAGAGTTAGAAAAGGACAAGAAATCATCACCATTTCAACAACCGTTGAAAAAGCAAACATTGCAAAAGAAGCTTTAAGAAGATGTTCAATGAAAATGCCAACACCATGTAAAATTGAACTCAGAAAAGGTAAAGAATTAGTAAAAGATTAA
- a CDS encoding class III signal peptide-containing protein, which produces MFKRKKGQLSMELSIVICAVIIVGAVVAYSSLSFLKDTGRSVNEASKCFNDPLDKINGEEGESSGSTESSTLHSKSFSPFGIKPDVCKNTQNSSSIMWTGKALM; this is translated from the coding sequence ATGTTTAAACGTAAAAAAGGACAATTATCTATGGAATTAAGTATTGTAATATGTGCAGTTATTATTGTTGGAGCAGTAGTTGCTTATTCATCACTCTCATTTCTAAAAGATACTGGAAGGTCAGTAAATGAAGCAAGTAAGTGTTTTAATGACCCTCTCGATAAGATAAATGGAGAAGAGGGAGAAAGTAGTGGTAGCACTGAAAGTAGCACCCTACATTCTAAAAGTTTTAGTCCATTTGGCATAAAACCTGATGTATGTAAGAATACGCAAAATAGTTCCAGTATTATGTGGACGGGTAAGGCATTAATGTAA
- a CDS encoding helix-turn-helix domain-containing protein encodes MEKIAVHIMGEIVYSDDIGKTMKKWREMFGIPQVEISRSLEVSPSVISDYEVGRRKNPGVNIVKKYVKALISLDKEKGGHTIKALKNVLNPTSMNAILQLKEYQNPKTVGKMLELIDGTIICGESGIGHQIFGHTVIDSKKAILEMNGQDFINLYGWTSERALVFTEVSAGRSPMVAIRVSNIKPRVVIFNGVSNLDKLAIKLAELEGITLITTELNTNDLLKKLKEACQ; translated from the coding sequence ATGGAAAAAATAGCTGTGCATATTATGGGTGAAATAGTATATTCCGACGATATAGGCAAAACTATGAAAAAATGGAGAGAAATGTTTGGCATACCTCAAGTTGAGATTTCTCGAAGCTTGGAAGTGTCTCCATCAGTCATTAGTGATTACGAAGTCGGAAGAAGAAAAAACCCTGGAGTAAATATCGTTAAAAAATACGTAAAAGCACTTATATCACTTGATAAAGAAAAGGGTGGGCATACTATTAAAGCTCTTAAGAACGTCTTAAATCCTACATCCATGAATGCAATACTTCAGTTAAAAGAGTATCAAAATCCCAAAACTGTTGGAAAGATGTTGGAACTGATAGACGGTACTATTATCTGTGGAGAGTCTGGTATTGGCCACCAAATATTTGGACATACGGTTATTGATAGTAAAAAGGCTATTTTAGAAATGAATGGTCAAGATTTCATTAATTTGTATGGCTGGACGAGTGAAAGAGCGTTAGTATTTACGGAAGTTTCTGCAGGTAGGAGTCCGATGGTTGCGATACGTGTCAGCAACATCAAGCCAAGAGTTGTAATATTTAACGGCGTATCAAATCTTGATAAATTAGCTATTAAATTGGCCGAATTAGAAGGTATTACCTTAATTACCACCGAATTAAATACAAATGACTTACTTAAAAAATTAAAAGAAGCTTGTCAATAA
- a CDS encoding 4-phosphopantoate--beta-alanine ligase — MSMVPKSHPRYKSLLNRGKVVEAFESGILAKGGLIAHGRGETYDYLIGEKTPKAAEEAIKASAAMLLLAKNPVISVNGNSIALAKDELIDLATELNGKIEVNLFYRTTEREQKIKEFFEKNESNNENYKNNKIILLGIDDANKQMPNVDHLRGKVSEAGIYTADVVLVPLEDGDRAEALVEMGKQVIAIDLNPLSRTAQKSTITIVDELTRCIPLLTEEIINLKQKNLSNNELKQISEFDNKKALNKVLKLISDNITTE; from the coding sequence ATGTCAATGGTTCCAAAATCACATCCAAGATACAAATCTTTATTAAATCGAGGAAAAGTCGTAGAAGCTTTTGAATCTGGAATACTCGCAAAAGGCGGTTTAATTGCTCACGGTAGGGGAGAAACTTACGACTACCTAATAGGCGAGAAAACTCCAAAAGCTGCAGAAGAAGCAATAAAAGCAAGTGCTGCAATGTTATTACTTGCCAAAAATCCTGTGATTTCAGTAAATGGCAATAGTATTGCACTCGCAAAAGATGAATTAATTGATTTAGCTACCGAATTAAATGGTAAAATTGAAGTAAACTTATTTTATAGGACAACAGAAAGGGAACAAAAAATTAAAGAATTTTTCGAGAAAAACGAAAGTAATAATGAAAACTACAAAAACAATAAAATAATCTTACTTGGAATTGATGACGCAAACAAACAAATGCCGAATGTAGACCATTTACGAGGTAAGGTTTCAGAAGCAGGGATTTATACCGCAGATGTTGTATTGGTACCTTTAGAAGATGGAGACAGGGCTGAGGCACTCGTTGAAATGGGAAAACAAGTTATTGCAATCGATTTAAACCCACTTTCAAGAACTGCACAAAAATCAACAATAACAATTGTGGACGAACTTACAAGATGTATACCACTCTTAACGGAAGAAATAATCAATTTAAAACAGAAAAACTTGTCAAATAATGAATTAAAACAGATTTCGGAATTTGATAATAAAAAAGCACTCAATAAAGTTTTAAAATTAATTTCAGATAATATAACAACTGAATAA
- a CDS encoding thiolase domain-containing protein, which yields MKDIAIIGYGQTKFGELWENSFRELLVESGVKAIENAKVDGNDIDAMYVGTMSGGLFVGQEHTASLIADYAGLNPIPCTRVEAACASGSLALRSACMSIAAGQHDVVLVGGVEKMTDVADPTGAIATASDQEWEAFVGATFPSLYAMMAKRYMYEYGLTLEQLSTWSAIAHENAVNNKYAQFRSKVSVEQVMGASPVADPLTLLHCSPVSDGAASLIVCDADKATDYADKDDIIYIKAFTQASDTIALHDRTNMTTLNAAKVASSQAYKMAGVGADKMDVAEVHDCFAINGLVLTEDLGFCEKGTAGKFVEEGKTRIDNDKFVSVNPSGGLKAAGHALGATGIRQVGEVYWQLKQDKECKDRQCTINNGYGITANVGGTGGTVCTHLLSLNR from the coding sequence ATGAAAGATATAGCGATTATAGGATATGGTCAAACTAAATTCGGTGAATTATGGGAAAATTCATTCAGAGAATTACTCGTGGAATCAGGCGTTAAAGCGATTGAAAACGCAAAAGTAGACGGTAATGATATCGATGCAATGTACGTAGGTACAATGAGCGGTGGTTTATTCGTAGGACAAGAACACACAGCTTCATTAATTGCTGATTACGCAGGTTTAAACCCTATTCCGTGTACAAGAGTAGAAGCAGCTTGTGCTTCAGGTAGCTTAGCTTTAAGAAGCGCTTGTATGTCAATTGCAGCAGGTCAGCACGATGTTGTACTTGTTGGCGGTGTTGAGAAGATGACTGACGTTGCTGACCCTACAGGGGCTATTGCAACAGCATCAGACCAAGAATGGGAGGCTTTCGTTGGTGCGACATTCCCTTCATTATACGCAATGATGGCTAAAAGATATATGTACGAATACGGATTAACACTCGAACAATTATCAACGTGGAGTGCTATTGCACACGAAAACGCTGTAAACAATAAATACGCACAATTTAGGTCAAAAGTTAGCGTTGAGCAAGTTATGGGAGCTTCACCAGTTGCTGACCCATTAACACTCTTACACTGTTCACCAGTTTCAGACGGTGCTGCTTCACTTATCGTATGTGATGCAGATAAAGCAACAGATTACGCCGATAAAGACGATATTATATACATTAAAGCATTTACACAAGCTTCTGACACAATTGCATTACACGACAGAACTAATATGACTACACTTAACGCTGCGAAAGTAGCTTCAAGCCAAGCTTACAAAATGGCAGGCGTTGGTGCTGATAAAATGGACGTTGCAGAAGTTCACGACTGTTTTGCAATCAACGGTTTAGTTTTAACCGAAGATTTAGGATTCTGTGAAAAAGGTACGGCTGGAAAATTCGTAGAAGAAGGAAAAACAAGAATCGATAACGATAAATTCGTTAGCGTTAACCCAAGTGGTGGTTTAAAAGCTGCTGGACACGCTTTAGGTGCTACAGGAATTAGACAAGTTGGAGAAGTTTACTGGCAACTTAAACAAGACAAAGAATGTAAAGATAGACAATGTACAATTAACAACGGATACGGTATTACTGCTAACGTAGGAGGTACCGGCGGTACTGTTTGTACACATTTATTATCACTCAACAGATAA
- a CDS encoding Mrp/NBP35 family ATP-binding protein, with translation MAEECSGNCESCGQSSECSDTKKMMEQQNKVIREKMGKIKHKIAIVSGKGGVGKSTVTVNLAATLNQMGYKVGVLDGDIHGPNIPQMLGVHNVQPTGDENGIMPIMTKEGIKTMSIGYFLPDQDSPIIWRGPKASGAIKQFLSDVAWGELDFLLIDTPPGSGDIQLTTLQSIPDIDGMVIVTTPEEVSVMDARKSVGTAKVLEIKIIGLIENMSGFVCPHCDEVVDVFGKGGGEKAAKTLNVNFLGPIPLDVKAREASDKGIPMVSLDCKASEEFKKIVDKIVKIVEKQ, from the coding sequence ATGGCAGAAGAATGCAGTGGAAATTGCGAATCTTGTGGACAAAGTTCAGAATGTTCTGACACCAAAAAGATGATGGAACAGCAAAACAAAGTAATTAGAGAAAAAATGGGCAAAATAAAACATAAAATAGCTATTGTAAGCGGTAAAGGTGGCGTTGGTAAATCAACCGTTACAGTAAACCTTGCAGCTACATTAAACCAAATGGGTTATAAAGTTGGCGTACTTGACGGCGATATTCACGGCCCTAACATCCCTCAAATGTTAGGTGTGCACAATGTACAACCTACCGGCGATGAAAACGGAATTATGCCAATTATGACCAAAGAAGGCATAAAAACAATGTCAATAGGCTACTTTTTACCTGACCAGGATTCACCAATTATTTGGAGAGGTCCAAAAGCAAGTGGTGCTATCAAACAGTTTTTAAGCGATGTTGCTTGGGGCGAACTCGATTTCTTATTAATCGATACACCGCCAGGGTCTGGAGATATTCAATTAACAACATTACAATCAATACCTGATATCGATGGTATGGTAATTGTAACCACGCCGGAAGAAGTTTCAGTGATGGATGCAAGAAAATCAGTTGGTACAGCGAAAGTTCTTGAAATAAAAATCATTGGTTTAATTGAAAATATGAGTGGCTTCGTATGCCCTCATTGTGATGAAGTAGTTGACGTATTTGGTAAAGGTGGCGGTGAAAAGGCTGCAAAAACTTTAAACGTTAACTTCCTTGGCCCTATTCCATTAGATGTAAAAGCGAGAGAAGCTTCAGACAAAGGTATACCGATGGTTTCATTAGACTGTAAGGCTTCAGAGGAATTTAAAAAGATTGTTGACAAAATCGTTAAAATCGTTGAAAAACAATAA
- a CDS encoding hydroxymethylglutaryl-CoA synthase, with product MNEVGIVGYGSHIPKYRIQVEEIAKVWGKEANAIKRGLIVNEKSVPGPDEDTATISVEAARRALVRANIDPQKIGAIYVGSESHPYAVKPTSGIVGEAICATPDFTAADLEFACKAGTAGIQMCMGLVGSGMIEYGLAVGSDTAQGAPGDALEYTAAAGGAAYIIGNKKSEMLAKFNGTYSFTTDTPDFWRREHEHYPKHGGRFTGEPAYFKHVLNAAKGMFEKMGTTPADYDYCVFHQPNGKFYINAAKKLGFNQEQWKYGLLTPYLGNTYSGAVPLGLSNILDHAKAGDRIFAVSYGSGAGSDAFDITVTDNIAGAAEKAITTETLLAHKKYIDYAVYMKYREKIRM from the coding sequence ATGAACGAAGTGGGTATCGTAGGATATGGAAGCCATATACCAAAATACAGAATACAAGTTGAAGAAATCGCTAAAGTTTGGGGAAAAGAGGCTAACGCTATTAAAAGAGGTTTAATAGTAAATGAAAAGAGCGTACCTGGACCAGACGAAGATACGGCTACAATATCAGTAGAAGCTGCAAGAAGAGCACTTGTAAGAGCAAATATCGACCCTCAAAAAATTGGAGCTATATACGTAGGTAGTGAAAGCCACCCCTATGCAGTTAAGCCTACATCAGGTATTGTTGGGGAAGCAATATGTGCTACACCTGATTTCACAGCAGCAGACTTAGAATTTGCTTGTAAAGCAGGTACTGCAGGTATACAAATGTGTATGGGACTTGTAGGTAGTGGAATGATTGAGTACGGTTTAGCAGTAGGTTCAGACACCGCACAAGGTGCTCCAGGCGATGCTTTAGAATACACCGCAGCAGCAGGTGGTGCAGCTTACATTATTGGTAATAAAAAGAGCGAAATGTTGGCAAAATTTAATGGCACATACTCTTTTACAACAGATACGCCAGACTTTTGGAGAAGAGAACATGAACACTACCCAAAACACGGCGGTAGATTTACAGGAGAACCAGCTTACTTTAAGCACGTTTTAAACGCAGCTAAAGGAATGTTTGAAAAAATGGGTACTACACCAGCTGATTACGATTACTGTGTTTTCCACCAACCAAATGGTAAATTCTACATTAATGCAGCTAAAAAATTAGGATTCAACCAAGAACAATGGAAATACGGTTTATTGACTCCTTACTTAGGAAACACTTACTCAGGAGCTGTTCCTTTGGGATTATCAAATATTTTAGACCACGCAAAAGCAGGAGACAGGATTTTTGCGGTTTCATACGGTAGTGGTGCAGGTAGCGATGCTTTCGACATAACTGTTACGGATAATATAGCAGGTGCAGCGGAAAAAGCAATCACAACAGAGACATTATTAGCACACAAAAAGTACATTGACTATGCTGTGTACATGAAATACAGAGAAAAAATTAGAATGTAA
- a CDS encoding pyridoxamine 5'-phosphate oxidase family protein, translating to MVKLNDEMQKALSGLLFLATASKDGIPNVAPMGANIVVDDETLIISDNFMKKTIANIKENPVVAINVADCRACSLQFKGKAEYVVEGEYFELTKKWMAEKMPNIKPKGAVVIKFFEIYSVKPGDDAGKLLETDD from the coding sequence GTGGTAAAATTAAACGACGAAATGCAAAAAGCATTGAGCGGATTGTTATTTTTAGCAACTGCTTCAAAAGATGGAATTCCTAACGTAGCACCAATGGGTGCAAACATAGTTGTAGATGACGAAACTTTAATTATCTCAGACAACTTTATGAAAAAAACGATTGCAAATATCAAAGAAAACCCAGTCGTTGCAATAAACGTTGCAGACTGTAGAGCTTGCTCATTACAATTTAAAGGAAAAGCTGAATACGTTGTGGAAGGAGAATACTTCGAACTTACAAAAAAATGGATGGCTGAAAAAATGCCAAACATTAAACCAAAAGGAGCTGTAGTTATCAAATTCTTTGAAATTTACAGTGTAAAACCTGGCGATGATGCAGGTAAATTACTCGAAACAGATGACTAA
- the mptN gene encoding tetrahydromethanopterin:alpha-L-glutamate ligase, which translates to MKMGIISEERDWITDELKNKMEQNDIDPIIIKPSKIVNTLSKKGIKFEHNSRNLFDLECAFVRDIGFGEEMMHRFDIIECLSTYIPIINPPQAIQDAGNKYRTSFLLSRNEIPQSETIVSEDINKILAYSDKFDDSVLKPFFGNGGQGLVRLKGRSTVAKLNILNTFKETNPAFYMQKFINNPNNVYRDIRAFVIGDRVVSAMYRESDNWITNIKQNGTPKQCEITREITKLALAAKEALGLYYAGVDLIESETGLKVIEVNACPSWEGLSKVSEEDITQLLINEANRIVKKHRMDKLTEKYIN; encoded by the coding sequence ATGAAAATGGGTATTATCTCAGAGGAAAGAGATTGGATAACTGACGAATTAAAAAATAAAATGGAGCAAAACGATATCGACCCGATAATCATAAAGCCATCCAAAATTGTTAATACGTTGTCAAAAAAAGGCATAAAATTCGAACACAATAGTAGAAATTTGTTCGATTTAGAATGTGCATTTGTACGGGATATCGGATTTGGTGAAGAAATGATGCACAGATTTGATATAATCGAGTGTTTAAGTACTTATATTCCGATAATAAACCCACCGCAAGCAATACAAGATGCAGGTAATAAATATAGAACCTCTTTTTTGTTATCAAGAAACGAGATTCCACAATCTGAGACAATCGTTTCAGAAGATATTAATAAAATATTGGCTTATTCTGACAAATTTGACGATAGTGTCTTAAAACCATTTTTTGGAAATGGCGGGCAAGGATTAGTCAGATTAAAAGGTAGGTCAACAGTTGCAAAGCTAAATATCTTAAATACTTTTAAAGAGACAAACCCTGCATTTTATATGCAAAAATTCATAAATAACCCTAATAATGTATATAGGGATATTAGAGCTTTTGTAATAGGAGATAGGGTAGTTTCTGCTATGTACAGGGAATCAGACAACTGGATTACAAATATTAAGCAAAATGGAACTCCAAAACAGTGTGAAATAACCCGAGAGATAACTAAGTTAGCATTGGCTGCAAAAGAAGCACTCGGTTTATATTATGCAGGTGTAGATTTAATAGAAAGTGAAACAGGGTTAAAAGTAATTGAAGTTAACGCTTGTCCTTCGTGGGAAGGTCTTTCTAAAGTTTCCGAGGAAGATATTACGCAATTATTAATCAATGAAGCAAATAGAATTGTTAAAAAACATAGAATGGATAAATTAACAGAAAAATATATTAATTAA
- a CDS encoding Zn-ribbon domain-containing OB-fold protein, protein MVVRTWRHMQERYNLIGKKCKTCGKVYFPSRTVCPECRRKGEMEDFQLSGDGIVYTYSIVRAPPKDFEKNSPYIVGIIELKEGTKITGQIDCDINKIEIGMPVHTEFRKIKEDGKSGIISYGYKFVPSTH, encoded by the coding sequence ATGGTTGTTAGAACTTGGAGACATATGCAAGAACGATATAATTTAATCGGTAAAAAATGTAAAACTTGCGGTAAAGTATACTTCCCATCAAGAACAGTATGCCCAGAATGTAGAAGAAAGGGAGAAATGGAAGATTTCCAACTTTCAGGCGATGGTATTGTATACACATACTCAATCGTGAGAGCACCACCTAAGGATTTTGAAAAAAATTCACCTTATATTGTGGGAATCATTGAATTAAAAGAAGGAACAAAAATAACAGGTCAAATCGACTGTGATATTAATAAAATTGAAATTGGAATGCCTGTGCACACAGAATTCAGAAAAATTAAAGAAGATGGTAAATCTGGTATAATTAGCTATGGTTATAAATTTGTACCATCTACTCACTAA
- the ilvN gene encoding acetolactate synthase small subunit — protein MEKRHIITVLVLHKPSVLQRISGLFARRWFNISSITVGITENPDIARMTIVVKGDDTHLEQVLKQLNKLVEVVKVKDLKHNNYVERELCIVKIHAPTESGKSQITQYANIFRGSIVDLSAETITVEITGDESKINAFLDLVRPLGIKEVARTGLTALMRGSKILKSNKK, from the coding sequence ATGGAAAAAAGGCATATTATTACGGTTTTGGTACTCCATAAGCCAAGTGTCCTACAAAGGATTTCAGGACTTTTTGCAAGAAGATGGTTTAATATTTCAAGCATTACAGTTGGAATAACAGAAAATCCAGACATTGCAAGGATGACAATTGTTGTAAAAGGAGACGACACTCATTTAGAGCAAGTATTAAAACAATTAAACAAATTAGTTGAAGTTGTTAAAGTTAAAGACTTAAAACATAATAACTATGTAGAACGTGAATTATGTATCGTGAAAATTCACGCACCTACTGAAAGCGGTAAATCACAGATTACACAATATGCGAATATATTTAGGGGTAGTATTGTAGATTTAAGCGCTGAAACCATAACTGTAGAAATTACCGGTGATGAATCCAAAATTAACGCATTTTTAGACTTAGTAAGACCGTTAGGTATTAAAGAAGTCGCAAGAACTGGACTAACTGCATTAATGCGAGGTTCCAAGATTTTGAAATCTAATAAAAAATAA